The proteins below are encoded in one region of Rana temporaria chromosome 2, aRanTem1.1, whole genome shotgun sequence:
- the HMGN2 gene encoding non-histone chromosomal protein HMG-17, protein MPKRKADGDSKVEKSKSKEEPQRRSARLSSKPAPPKQEPKAKKAAPPKKADKAPKGKKGKGDSGKDSTNAAENGEAKSDQAQKAEASADAK, encoded by the exons ATGCCCAAACGAAAG GCTGACGGAGACTCAAAGGTTGAGAAGTCCAAATCAAAGGAAGAA cCACAAAGGAGATCTGCCCGGCTATCTTCT AAACCAGCCCCACCTAAACAAGAGCCAAAAGCAAAGAAGGCAGCTCCTCCAAAG AAAGCTGACAAAGCTCCCAAAGGCAAGAAAGGAAAGGGAGACTCTGGGAAAGATTCCACCAATGCTGCAGAGAACGGAGAAGCAAAGTCTGACCAG GCACAGAAAGCAGAGGCGTCTGCTGATGCCAAGTGA